In the genome of Mytilus edulis chromosome 3, xbMytEdul2.2, whole genome shotgun sequence, one region contains:
- the LOC139515274 gene encoding uncharacterized protein has translation MSCHNILLQFKNFVPGVVAFFGVVKDTLKNIGDHQDIPFKTVDFDTHNAFHGDNGIFTVPVPGYYAVFATITTLPGTGLDFLIVKNGQTIGYGYSKGHGSGDDEVYGTGSTSAIINSAIGDKIWIKANGNDHFGS, from the coding sequence ATGTCCTGTCACAATATATTATTacagtttaaaaattttgttCCAGGAGTAGTTGCATTTTTTGGTGTAGTCAAGGATACGCTTAAAAATATTGGAGACCACCAAGATATTCCTTTCAAGACCGTTGATTTTGACACACACAATGCATTTCACGGAGACAATGGAATATTTACCGTCCCTGTTCCCGGATATTACGCAGTCTTTGCCACTATAACGACTCTTCCTGGAACTGGACTGGATTTTCTCATTGTGAAAAATGGACAAACTATTGGTTATGGATATTCTAAGGGACATGGAAGTGGTGATGACGAAGTATACGGAACAGGTTCAACGTCAGCGATAATCAATTCAGCCATAGGTGATAAGATATGGATTAAAGCAAATGGAAATGACCATTTTGGCTCTTGA